taacttctgggccacatcctgactgatggcatcccattattgcataatcaatgcttggagtttgtcagaatttgtgggtttttgtttgtccacccacctcttgaggattgaccaccaATTCTtagtgggattaaggtctggggagtttcctggccatggacccaaaatatcgatgttttgttccctgagccactcagttatcacttttgccttatggcaaggtgctccatcatgctggaaaaggcattgttcatcaccaaactgttcctggatgtttgggagaagttgctatcggaggatgtgttggtaccattctttattcatggctgtgttcttaggcaaaattgtgagtgagtccactcccttggctgagaagcaaccccacacatgaatggtctcaggatgctttactgttggctggcatgacacaggactgatggtagcgctcaccttgtcttctccagacaagcttttgtCTGGattccccaaacaatcggaaaggggattcatcagagaaaattactttaccccagtcctcagcagtccaatccctgtaccttttgcagaatatcagtctgtccccgaTGTTTTTccaggagagaagtggcttctttgctgcccttcttgacaccaggccatcctccaaaagtcttcacttCACTgcgcgtgcagatgcactcacacctgcctgctgccattcctgagcaagctctgtactggtggtgccccgatcccgcagctgaatcaactttagaagatggtcctggcgcttgctggactttcttgggcgccctgaagcctatttcaaaacaattgaaccgctctccttgaagttcttgatgatccgataaatggttgatttaggtgcaatcttactggcagcaatatctgtcacgttcgtcgtcctcctcatctgaggatgagtagtaagaaggatcggaggaccaatgcgcagcgtgatatgagTACATCGTTACTTTTATTAACGAATAACACTGAATAaccatacaaaacaataaacggacaaacgaacgaaaacgcaacagtcccgtatggtgacatacacaaagacacagaaacaggaacaatcacccacaacccacaatacaaaacaggctacctaaatatggttcccaatcagagacaacgactaacacctgcctctgattgagaaccatatcaggccaaacacagaaacagacaaactagacatacaacatagaatgcccactcagatcacaccatgaccaaacaaaacatagaaacatacaaagcaaactatggtcagggcgtgacaatatccttgcctgtgaagccctttttgtgcaaagcaatgatgacggcacgtgtttccttgcaggtaaccatggttgacagaggaagaacaatgattccaagcaccaccctccttttgaatcttcgtctgttattcgaactcaatcagcatgacagagtgatctccagccttgtcctcgtcaacactcacacctatgttaatgagagaatcactgacatgatgtcagctggtccttttgtgacagggctgaaatgcagtgtaaATGTTTTTGGAGGAATCAGTTCgtttgaatggcaaagagggactttgcaaataattgcaattcatctgatcactcttcataacattctggagtatatgcaaattgccatcatacaagctgaggcagcagactttgtgacaattaatatttgtgtcattctcaaaacctttggccacgactgtatacccCACTCTGGGTGgagtctcctcctcatcactaaACATTACATCATTATTTCTAGGCAGGGATCTGAGTGATATGAGCCTTAAACGGTTCCTCCCCTTATCAGTACTGCCTCATGTGACCATGTTTCCCTGCATTCAGCCCCTCCCAAGCTTCATTATGGCTCCCCTCATGCCTCCATTATACCTAACGATTCCTAATAATTACAGCTCAAAAACCAAACCTACACCAACATAAACACCAATAAATGAAACATCCATTATTGCCATCTTCTGGTTTCCATTAAATGTGTTAGAGGCCAAATCAGAGGTGGAAATGTGATTGACATTTGATagcttcctccgtttcattcagttggacacatcttcctccgtttcattcagttggacacatcttcctccgtttcattcagttggacacatcttcctccgtttcattcagttggacacatcttcccccgtttcattcagttggacacatcttcctccgtttcattcagttggacacatcttcctccatttcattcagttggacacatcttcctccgtttcattcagttggacacatcttcctccgtttcattcagttggacacatcttcctccgtttcattcagttgtaaTCATATCTGTAATGTATGTGAGGCCTTTAAGACCTCATACTAAATATGTTGACTTGTTGGTCAAGGGAAATGCAAGTTTACTTCTTTGAGTTGCTGATTCAGAGGCGCTAAGCCTTGTGAGATATTAATGAATGTGAACTCAGCAACCGTAATTCCAGAACAATCCCACTGTTGTAATAGTGTGATGTGTAACTTCTGACAGACTCTATGCTGAGTAAAGTCATGTTTTTATCCTAAAACTTTTTTCTACCAGAACCAAAGTGTTCCCAGAACTATAGACTTGTGTgattaagttctgggtccatacGTGTTAGAAACTACAGTAGGTGAGACACATGTTATTTGTGACAGCAGTGTCCATGGAAACAGAGGAGTTTATGCAAATCAACCCTTTCTGTCTTGACATCTGAAGGAGGAGTCTCTGAAAACCTATTTAAATCAGTCTGTCCTGACTCAGCTCAGCAGTCTCCAgtctaccaactggtctctgaaataactatttaaatcagtctgtcctgactcagctcaacagtctccagtctaccaactggtctctgAAATAACTATTTAAAGCAGTCTGTCCTGACTCAGCTCAGCAGTCTCCAgtctaccaactggtctctgAAATAACTATTTAAATCAGCCTGTCCTGACTCAGATCAGCATTCTCCAGTCTACCAGCTGGTCTCTGTAACTTCATCTTTGTCTCTGTGGTGTACAGTCTTCAGGTGATGATGGGGATATTGAatcatctctctactctcctccttctctctctccttcctcctgctctctctcatgTAGTGAAGAAGTTCAGTGATGTTCCACAGTGCAAGAGTTTCTTCCTGAAGGGGACAACTCCAAATCTCCCAGGTATTTTGGTTGATGGGAAAGTCCAGGACCAGAACCGCTACAAGCTGATTTGCCAGTTGTTTAAATACAAGAAGAAAACGGAAGTTAAAAACATCTACAGGTTTGCAACTCTCTACGACACGACCAACAGGATCCCTGTGTTCTCAGCCTACACCTTCACTGGTCCTCCTACAGACCGCAGACCAAATCAACGTTGGATGATCGAGCCCCAGGTAGGACTAATGTTTGTCATATAACATAACATGTGTATTTGTTTACTGGTATATATCACAGACAGTTATGTTACCTAGTCAGTCCTGGATGATAGAGCCCCAGGTAGGACTAATGTTTGTCATATAACATAACATGTGTATTTGTTTACTGGTATATATCACAGACAGTTGTGTTACCTAGTCAGTCCTGGATGATGGAGCCTCAGGTAGTTCTAATCTCTATTCATTAAACATGTGTATTTGATTATTGGTTTATATCATGTATATATGTATCTTTGTTGCAACCACTTTCAGCTTAAGTCTGGATTGTGAaatagtgattttttttttaaatgtatgaatTTTTCTAATAGTTTTAATGTCGGACTGATGTTTCTGCAGCTTGAAGATAAACATTACACACGTAACATGATGGTGGCAGGTAGACGTCTAAGAGTCGAGCACCAGGCTACGAACGCAGACTACAAGGTAAAGATAAAGGGCATGCATCTGGACAGAGGTCACCTATTCCCATGTTCGTATGCTGATGATGAAACCATGAGGTCCACTTTCACCCTGACAAACGCCGTTCCCCAGGAAAGAGGCTTCAACCGAGGCAGATGGAGTCAAATGGAGTGCAAAGTCAGAGAATATCTTGTGAAGAACTGTAAGGAAGCTGAAGACCAGATGAAAGCCTATGTGGTGACTGGAGCAGTGCCCAGCAACAACAAACTGAACAAACGAGTGAACATCCCGGATCTTCTGTGGACAGCCTACTGCTGTAAAAACAACCTGGGACAGTGGGTGGCCGGAGCATACTGGGGGAAGAACGTAAAGGGGGAAACAGTGAATTCAAATACCTTGGGAGTTCTCGAAAAAGAATTGACGAGTTTCTACAAGGACTTCAAGGTATTCCCATATTATTGCCCAAGAAAAGCTATTCAAAgtgtagaacaggatgagacagggaggaacagagagagagtattagAGGGTGGGGCGGGGCAAAAGAGGAGCGGgaaagggagcagagagaggagcatgaAGATGGCGAGAAGAACAGGGGATGAGTTAAAGGAATGTGATGAGGAGGATGGATGTGATTGTGACTGTGATGAAAAATGATGAGTTTTGTCCAGTGGTAATTCCCACAACTATTGAGTACACATTCCCTAAGTTACAAGGGTTTTAAGGGTTTAATGGTTATAAGGGTTAagttataatggttataagggGTAAGTAATAAGTGTTATAAGCCATGGTTAAaatggttataataagggttataatggttataataagggttataatggttataataagggttataatggttataataagggttataatggttataataagggttataatggttataataagggttataatggttataataagggttataatggttataataagggttataatggttataataagggttataatggttatattaatggttataataagggttataatggttataataatggttataatggttataataatggttataatggttataataagggttataatggttataataagggttataatggttataataagggttataatggttataataagggttataatggttataataagggttataatggttataataagggttataatggttataataatgGTTATTGTAAgggttataataagggttataatggttataataagggttataatggttataataagggttataatggttataataagggttaaaatggttataataagggttataatggttataataagggttataatggttataataagggttataatggttataataagggttataatggttataataagggttataatggttataattaAACAAGTTTAAGGGTTATAAACATTAAAGACCAGCTCTGTTATTTTGGCGACTAagaaagtatattttaaacctccCACTTTGTGCTTGATGTATCAATGTGTTGTTCATACATATagaatctatgagcagaattactgtttccCTACATTTCACCCCCCCTAGCAAATTGAGTCTTAGCCAATGAGCATCAGCCCCTCACATGTGAGTGAAAACTAGTGTGGTGGCAGAATTAGTGTTGAACTGTTGTAACTTCTCAAGGGACATGTTCTGTGTTGGACTGTGATGTCTTTCATAGAGTCCTGGTGTGTCTGtaccttaaacacaaggccattgtgttctggaactgttgctgttataAATAACTGTAACAATCTGATGGTATTATCACCTCCCACTATATAAGGGACATGGAACCATTTACTCAGGGGGTTCTTCCCTGTGAAATCACAATCATCTCCTCTGCAGCTGCTTGATTAAAGATCTTTCTATTCAATTAAAAAGTCTCTGCCTTCATCTTTGGATCTAATCTTCTACAACATTTGGTGCCGTGACCCAGATGGACTCAGACATCCCTCTGGCCACAACTTAAAGAAGGTAAGAGACCTTATTAAAACATCTCTGTGAAGGACTGTCTGTTGTCCAGCCGAGCCTTAATGGTGAAAGACCTCTTGTCCTCCTCAGCCACAAAATGTTGGTGTTCAATTTGGCAGAACTATTTCTTCCCCATAACAATGAATCTAACCGGTTAACATTAATCAATGGGAGCACAGTGGTGTCTCCAATAGTAGGGATTGGTTTACCTATAATCACCTGAAATATACTGTTGGACCAGTATATTAGGAGGGATTGGTTTACCTATAATCACCTGAAATATACTGTTGGACCAGTATATTAGGAGGGATTGGTTTACCTATAATCACCTGAAATATACTGTTGGACCAGTATATTAGGAGGGATTGGTTTACCTATAATCACCTGAAACATACTGTTGGACCAGTATATTAGGAGGAATTGGTTTACCTATAATCACCTGAAATATACTGTTGGACCAGTATATTAGGAGGGATTGGTTTACCTATAATCACCTGAAATATACTGTTGGACCAGTGTATTAGGAGGGATTGGTTTACCTATAATCACCTGAAATATACTGTTGGACCGGTATATTAGGAGGGATTGGTTTACCTATAATCACCTGAAATATACTGTTGGACCAGTATATTAGGAGGGATTGGTTTACCTATAATCACCTGAAATATACTGTTGGACCAGTGTATTAGGAGGGATTGGTTTACCTATAATCACCTGAAATATACTGTTGGACCAGTATATTAGGAGGGATTGGTTTACCTATAATCACCTGAAATATACTGTTGGACCAGTATATTAGGAGGGATTGGTTTACCTATAATCACCTGAAATATACTGTTGGACCAGTATATTAGGAGGGATAGGTTTACCTATAATCACCTGAAATATACTGTTGGACCAGAATATTAGCAGAAATTGGATCGCCTGCAAGTAAGAGTTGGTTAGCCTACATTTGAATGCTGCAGCAACAGGAATTGTATAGCCTACAGCAGGAATTGAATAGCCTACAGCAGTTATTCTCAAACGTACCCCCAGGGGTACGCTGAATGCCGTCAGGGGAACGCCaagtaaaaatgtgattcactgtCTTTTCCCTTCACATTtttaaacagtccatttatattttccaacagggatatacatttgggtgagattTTTTCTCCGTCTGAGTAGCCtggtttcactgccaaaaataaaatgaaaccatctagtgttcagcgaaataacaacacaatgtccaattattattattttatttatttaactaggcacgtcagttcagaacaaattcttattttcaatgacgtcctaccggggaacagtgggttaactgccttgttcaggggcagaacaacagagttttaccttgtcagctcagggattcgatctagcaacctttcctcagccacagtgtattgtatgtgcaaaagtactatctcacaacctGACgaaacatttagaaacaaaacatgccccTTCTAAAATAAGCCACAGGGGTATTTTGAGCGAGAATTACGAACAACTTTCAAGTAGTAAGACATTTATGAAAGCAACAGATATCATtcataagaaggggctagaagcgtcttatatggtgagctaccgagtggctaggacaggcaagccccatactattgtggaggacttcattcttcctgctgccgcggatatggctgggacaatgctggggggaaAGTCAAAAAATACtacacagacaatgccttcatcaaacaacacgaCTCATCAGTGACATGTCAGGAGATGTTCTGAAACAATGgctgctttgcatacaagccagtgaatgaTATGCGtgacagctggatgagtcaacagacgtggctggtctggcacagctcctggtatacagttgaagtcagaagtttacatacacttaggttggagtcattcaaactcatttttcaaccacctcacaaatgtcttgttcacaaactatagttttggcaagtctgttaggacatctactttgggcatgacacaattaatttatccaacaattgtttacagacagattatttcacttataattcactgtatcacgattccagtgggtcagtagtttacatacactaggttgactgtgcctttaaacagcttggagaattccagaaaattatgtcatggctttagaagcttctgataggctaattgacatcaatgagtcaattggaggtgtacctgtggatgtatttcaaggcctaccttcaaactcagtgcctctttgcttgacatcgtgggaaaatcaaaagaaatcagccaagaccccagagaaaataatgtagacctccacaagtctggttcatccttgggggcaatttccaaacacctgaaggtaccacgttcatctgtacaaacaatagtacgcaagtataaacaccatgggaccacgcagccgtcataccactcaggatggagacgcgttctgtctcctagagatgaacatactttggtgcgaaaagtgcaaaacaatcccagaacaacagcaaaggaccttgtgaagaaaaaacagtatctatatccacagttaaacgagtcctatatcgacataacctgaaaggccgc
The sequence above is a segment of the Salvelinus fontinalis isolate EN_2023a unplaced genomic scaffold, ASM2944872v1 scaffold_0717, whole genome shotgun sequence genome. Coding sequences within it:
- the LOC129847133 gene encoding endonuclease domain-containing 1 protein-like isoform X4; protein product: MMGILNHLSTLLLLSLLPPALSHVVKKFSDVPQCKSFFLKGTTPNLPGILVDGKVQDQNRYKLICQLFKYKKKTEVKNIYRFATLYDTTNRIPVFSAYTFTGPPTDRRPNQRWMIEPQTVVLPSQSWMMEPQLEDKHYTRNMMVAGRRLRVEHQATNADYKERGFNRGRWSQMECKVREYLVKNCKEAEDQMKAYVVTGAVPSNNKLNKRVNIPDLLWTAYCCKNNLGQWVAGAYWGKNVKGETVNSNTLGVLEKELTSFYKDFKVFPYYCPRKAIQSVEQDETGRNRERVLEGGAGQKRSGKGSRERSMKMARRTGDELKECDEEDGCDCDCDEK
- the LOC129847133 gene encoding endonuclease domain-containing 1 protein-like isoform X1; its protein translation is MMGILNHLSTLLLLSLLPPALSHVVKKFSDVPQCKSFFLKGTTPNLPGILVDGKVQDQNRYKLICQLFKYKKKTEVKNIYRFATLYDTTNRIPVFSAYTFTGPPTDRRPNQRWMIEPQTVVLPSQSWMMEPQLEDKHYTRNMMVAGRRLRVEHQATNADYKVKIKGMHLDRGHLFPCSYADDETMRSTFTLTNAVPQERGFNRGRWSQMECKVREYLVKNCKEAEDQMKAYVVTGAVPSNNKLNKRVNIPDLLWTAYCCKNNLGQWVAGAYWGKNVKGETVNSNTLGVLEKELTSFYKDFKVFPYYCPRKAIQSVEQDETGRNRERVLEGGAGQKRSGKGSRERSMKMARRTGDELKECDEEDGCDCDCDEK
- the LOC129847133 gene encoding endonuclease domain-containing 1 protein-like isoform X2, encoding MMGILNHLSTLLLLSLLPPALSHVVKKFSDVPQCKSFFLKGTTPNLPGILVDGKVQDQNRYKLICQLFKYKKKTEVKNIYRFATLYDTTNRIPVFSAYTFTGPPTDRRPNQRWMIEPQLEDKHYTRNMMVAGRRLRVEHQATNADYKVKIKGMHLDRGHLFPCSYADDETMRSTFTLTNAVPQERGFNRGRWSQMECKVREYLVKNCKEAEDQMKAYVVTGAVPSNNKLNKRVNIPDLLWTAYCCKNNLGQWVAGAYWGKNVKGETVNSNTLGVLEKELTSFYKDFKVFPYYCPRKAIQSVEQDETGRNRERVLEGGAGQKRSGKGSRERSMKMARRTGDELKECDEEDGCDCDCDEK
- the LOC129847133 gene encoding endonuclease domain-containing 1 protein-like isoform X3; this encodes MCWVKKFSDVPQCKSFFLKGTTPNLPGILVDGKVQDQNRYKLICQLFKYKKKTEVKNIYRFATLYDTTNRIPVFSAYTFTGPPTDRRPNQRWMIEPQTVVLPSQSWMMEPQLEDKHYTRNMMVAGRRLRVEHQATNADYKVKIKGMHLDRGHLFPCSYADDETMRSTFTLTNAVPQERGFNRGRWSQMECKVREYLVKNCKEAEDQMKAYVVTGAVPSNNKLNKRVNIPDLLWTAYCCKNNLGQWVAGAYWGKNVKGETVNSNTLGVLEKELTSFYKDFKVFPYYCPRKAIQSVEQDETGRNRERVLEGGAGQKRSGKGSRERSMKMARRTGDELKECDEEDGCDCDCDEK